The following are from one region of the Sorghum bicolor cultivar BTx623 chromosome 2, Sorghum_bicolor_NCBIv3, whole genome shotgun sequence genome:
- the LOC8081776 gene encoding DIMBOA UDP-glucosyltransferase BX8 isoform X1 translates to MLSSAHRHRAYTSAQQAVAMAGVQEARDGDVHGSRGPHLQPRSAARVLVFPLPFQGHIDPMLHLAGVLHSRGLAVTVLHTRFNALDPARYPEFQFVAVADGTPADVVATGRIIDIILAMNAAMEASSAVEEALASAVLADESHSSSHPRAACLFIDANLLAVHMAARKIGLPTLVLRTGSAACFGCFLAYPMLHDKGYLPPRESEVCTPVPELPPLRVKDLVYSKHSDHELVRRVLARASETVRGCSGLVINTFEALEAAEIGRLRDELAADDLPVILAAGPLHKLSSNNSSRSSLLAPDRSCIEWLDAQRSRSVLYVSFGSMAAMDWSEFLEVAWGLAESGHPFLWVVRPNQVRGCDGGDSVRRRLPDGVEDAVKAGRGMVVRWAPQQEVLGHRAVGGFWSHCGWNSTLEAISEGVPMICRPDAVDQMMNTRYVQDVWGVGLELEGELERGKIKDAISKLMSEREGGEMRERAQELRAKVEGCLERSSGSSQIAIDKLVDYILYGLRVYNCSL, encoded by the coding sequence ATGCTCAGTAGCGCTCACCGTCACCGAGCGTACACCAGCGCACAGCAGGCAGTAGCGATGGCCGGCGTCCAAGAAGCTCGCGACGGCGACGTCCACGGCAGCAGGGGTCCTCATCTGCAGCCGCGTAGTGCAGCACGCGTGCTGGTGTTCCCGCTGCCGTTCCAGGGCCACATCGACCCGATGCTGCACCTGGCGGGGGTGCTCCACTCCCGGGGCCTCGCCGTCACCGTGCTGCACACGCGCTTCAACGCGCTGGACCCGGCGCGGTACCCGGAGTTCCAGTTCGTGGCCGTCGCCGACGGCACGCCCGCCGACGTCGTCGCCACGGGGAGGATCATCGACATCATCCTCGCCATGAACGCCGCCATGGAGGCGTCGTCCGCCGTCGAGGAAGCGCTGGCGTCCGCCGTGCTCGCGGACGAGTCCCACTCCTCCTCCCACCCCCGCGCCGCGTGCCTCTTCATCGACGCCAACCTCCTCGCCGTGCACATGGCGGCCAGGAAGATCGGGCTGCCCACGCTGGTCCTGCGCACCGGCAGCGCCGCCTGCTTCGGCTGCTTCCTGGCGTACCCCATGCTGCACGACAAGGGCTACCTGCCGCCGCGAGAGTCGGAGGTGTGCACGCCGGTGCCGGAGCTGCCGCCTCTGCGAGTGAAGGACCTCGTCTACTCAAAGCACAGCGACCACGAGCTGGTCCGCAGAGTCCTCGCCCGGGCCAGCGAGACAGTGAGAGGTTGCTCCGGCCTCGTCATCAACACGTTCGAGGCACTGGAGGCGGCCGAGATCGGGAGGCTCCGCGACGAGCTCGCCGCCGACGACCTCCCGGTGATCCTCGCCGCCGGCCCACTCCACAAgctctcctccaacaactcctccAGGAGCAGCTTGCTCGCCCCTGACCGCAGCTGCATCGAGTGGCTGGACGCGCAGCGGTCCCGGTCAGTGCTGTACGTGAGCTTCGGGAGCATGGCGGCCATGGACTGGAGCGAGTTCTTGGAGGTGGCCTGGGGTCTGGCGGAGAGCGGCCACCCCTTCCTCTGGGTCGTCCGACCCAACCAGGTACGAGGCTGTGACGGCGGCGACAgcgtgcggcggcggctgccggATGGCGTCGAGGACGCCGTCAAGGCCGGCAGAGGCATGGTGGTCCGGTGGGCGCCGCAGCAGGAGGTGCTGGGCCACCGCGCGGTGGGCGGGTTCTGGAGCCACTGCGGGTGGAACTCGACGCTGGAGGCGATCagcgagggggtcccgatgatCTGCCGGCCGGACGCCGTGGACCAGATGATGAACACGAGGTATGTGCAGGATGTTTGGGGTGTCGGGTTGGAGctggaaggggagctggagaggGGGAAGATCAAGGACGCGATTAGCAAGTTGATGAGTGAGAGGGAGGGAGGTGAGATGAGGGAAAGAGCACAGGAGCTTAGGGCAAAAGTAGAAGGCTGCTTGGAGAGGTCGTCTGGGTCTTCTCAGATCGCCATTGACAAGTTGGTTGACTACATCCTGTATGGTCTGCGGGTTTACAATTGCAGCTTATAA
- the LOC8081779 gene encoding DIMBOA UDP-glucosyltransferase BX8 has protein sequence MAGQEEHRDGSSHRRQVVLFSLPFQGHLNPMLKLAAVLHAHGLGVTVLHTDFNAPDPARHPELTFVPIHETLRDEATSPDSDILAKLLSLNAACEAPFRQALASLLLLRRRRGHDVACAVVDGQCYAALRAAGQLGVPVLALRTDSAAALRNMLAYPRLRDAGYLPVKEEQLDEAVPDLEPLRVRDLIRVDGCGVDEMCSFVAGVADATGASVSGIVINTFEAIEASELAKIRRELPLPAFAIGPLHLLSSSQDSAEQSLYTPDLSCLAWLDAQPAARSVLYVSLGSLACVDRGVFEEMAWGLAGSGVPFLWVVRPGSVTGTGGGGGEEVPPLPDGFNEEVRNRGKIVTWAPQREVLAHAAIGAFWTHCGWNSILESVCGGVPMLVQPCFADQMVNARYVTREWGVGMEVGEEIERETVAKVVTKVMVGEDGPLMREKARRLQMQASAATSSAMDGLVQYVLSL, from the exons ATGGCCGGACAAGAAGAGCATCGCGACGGCAGCTCCCACCGCCGCCAAGTCGTCCTCTTCTCCCTGCCATTCCAGGGCCACCTGAACCCCATGCTCAAGCTCGCGGCGGTCCTCCACGCTCATGGCCTCGGAGTCACCGTCCTCCACACGGACTTCAACGCTCCGGACCCCGCGCGCCACCCGGAGCTCACCTTCGTCCCCATCCACGAGACGCTCCGAGACGAGGCCACCTCCCCGGACTCCGACATCCTCGCGAAGCTGCTGTCCCTGAACGCCGCCTGCGAGGCGCCCTTCCGGCAGGCCCTcgcgtcgctgctgctgctgcggcggcggcgcggccacgACGTCGCGTGCGCGGTGGTCGACGGGCAGTGCTACGCCGCGCTGCGCGCCGCCGGCCAGCTCGGCGTCCCCGTGCTCGCGCTCCGGACGGACAGCGCCGCCGCGCTGCGCAACATGCTCGCGTACCCGCGCCTGCGCGACGCCGGCTACCTTCCCGTCAAAG AGGAGCAGCTGGATGAGGCGGTGCCGGACCTGGAGCCGCTCCGCGTGCGAGACCTGATCCGCGTCGACGGCTGCGGCGTAGACGAGATGTGCAGCTTCGTCGCCGGCGTCGCCGACGCCACTGGAGCCTCGGTGTCCGGCATCGTCATCAACACGTTCGAGGCGATCGAGGCGTCGGAGCTCGCCAAGATCCGGCGAGAGCTGCCCCTCCCTGCCTTCGCCATCGGCCCCCTGCACTTGCTGTCGTCGTCCCAGGATTCGGCGGAGCAGAGCCTGTACACTCCCGACCTCAGCTGCCTGGCTTGGCTGGACGCGCAGCCGGCGGCGCGCTCCGTCCTGTACGTGAGCCTCGGGAGCCTGGCCTGCGTCGACCGCGGCGTGTTCGAGGAGATGGCGTGGGGGCTGGCCGGAAGCGGTGTGCCGTTCCTGTGGGTTGTCCGGCCGGGCTCGGTCAccggcaccggcggcggcggcggcgaggaggttCCACCATTGCCGGACGGGTTCAACGAGGAGGTCAGGAACAGAGGGAAGATCGTCACTTGGGCTCCGCAAAGAGAGGTCTTGGCGCACGCCGCCATTGGTGCGTTCTGGACGCACTGTGGATGGAACTCGATACTGGAGAGCGTCTGCGGAGGCGTGCCCATGCTTGTGCAGCCATGCTTCGCGGACCAGATGGTGAACGCGAGATACGTCACGCGTGAGTGGGGCGTTGGGATGGAGGTCGGGGAAGAGATTGAGAGGGAGACGGTCGCCAAGGTGGTGACCAAAGTGATGGTTGGGGAAGATGGACCTCTGATGAGGGAGAAGGCGCGCCGTCTGCAGATGCAGGCATCTGCTGCTACTAGCTCGGCCATGGACGGCCTAGTCCAGTACGTATTGTCCCTGTGA